One genomic segment of Drosophila melanogaster chromosome 3L includes these proteins:
- the CG34025 gene encoding uncharacterized protein, with protein sequence MVDLNILNLNEDCLQHILKYLSIKDLVNLADTLPRFRQILLDRPPTSYPVHHGNDPDGVKPVLYYSTVAIKLLRIVKNNVKTLGVIQGHSYDKEDLGNFVKDFRILTQGRNKIDLRYCLGEMSRLEDMFRFSSCSRDYLSVNVPSCICYLADFFQLIPGLRELRLSGFAKCSDCVKTILKCFPKLEELWIRGTCLKLRSDYELISQMKSLTKLSINVGGSNCLGPLTNLTELRSLYVESIFSYISPIEIIEIIKKCKKLQFLFCYYINHGEQPHDSIANIFKSIRSTRDPNRQTPLQLHTYLDPPLCEENRQLIDEAYFEYRRLP encoded by the exons ATGGTtgacttaaatattttaaatttgaatgaagACTGTCTTCAACACATTCTTAAGTATCTAAGCATCAAAGATCTTGTAAATTTAGCGGATACCCTGCCCAGGTTTCGACAGATTTTGTTGGACAGACCGCCAACCTCGTACCCAGTACATCATGGAAACGATCCCGATGGTGTGAAACCAGTATTGTATTACTCAACAGTTGCCATCAAGCTGTTGAGGATCGTCAAGAATAACGTAAAAACTTTGGGAGTTATCCAAGGACATAGTTATGATAAGGAGGATCTAGGCAACTTTGTCAAAGACTTCCGAATTCTAACACAAGGAAGAAACAAAATTGATCTGAGGTATTGCCTTGGAGAAATGTCCAGACTTGAGGATATGTTTCGATTTTCGTCTTGCT ctcGTGACTATTTGAGTGTAAACGTCCCATCTTGTATTTGTTACCTTGCGGATTTTTTTCAACTTATTCCCGGTTTGCGGGAGCTTCGACTTTCCGGATTTGCCAAGTGTTCGGATTGTGttaaaacaattttgaaatGCTTTCCCAAGCTGGAGGAACTCTGGATTCGGGGAACCTGCCTCAAACTTCGATCTGATTATGAGCTGATATCGCAGATGAAATCTTTGACGAAACTGTCGATAAATGTTGGTGGTTCTAATTGTCTAGGGCCTTTGACCAATTTAACTGAACTCCGATCTCTTTATGTGGAGAGTATCTTCAGCTACATATCTCCAATTGAAATTATAGAAATCATAAAGAAGTGTAAGAAGTTGCAATTCCTATTCTGCTACTACATAAATCATGGAGAACAGCCACACGATTCCATTGCAAATATATTCAAGAGCATTAGATCGACTCGAGATCCTAACCGTCAAACCCCCCTTCAATTGCACACATATTTGGATCCACCATTGTGTGAAGAAAAT AGACAACTAATTGATGAAGCCTACTTCGAATATCGCCGGCTGCCTTGA
- the Or63a gene encoding odorant receptor 63a, isoform A produces the protein MYSPEEAAELKRRNYRSIREMIRLSYTVGFNLLDPSRCGQVLRIWTIVLSVSSLASLYGHWQMLARYIHDIPRIGETAGTALQFLTSIAKMWYFLFAHRQIYELLRKARCHELLQKCELFERMSDLPVIKEIRQQVESTMNRYWASTRRQILIYLYSCICITTNYFINSFVINLYRYFTKPKGSYDIMLPLPSLYPAWEHKGLEFPYYHIQMYLETCSLYICGMCAVSFDGVFIVLCLHSVGLMRSLNQMVEQATSELVPPDRRVEYLRCCIYQYQRVANFATEVNNCFRHITFTQFLLSLFNWGLALFQMSVGLGNNSSITMIRMTMYLVAAGYQIVVYCYNGQRFATASEEIANAFYQVRWYGESREFRHLIRMMLMRTNRGFRLDVSWFMQMSLPTLMAMVRTSGQYFLLLQNVNQK, from the exons ATGTACTCACCGGAAGAGGCGGCCGAACTGAAGAGGCGCAACTATCGCAGCATCAGGGAGATGATCCGACTCTCCTATACGGTGGGCTTCAACCTGTTGGATCCTTCCCGATGCGGACAGGTGCTCAGAAT CTGGACAATTGTCCTTAGCGTGAGTAGCTTGGCATCGCTTTATGGGCACTGGCAAATGTTAGCCAGGTACATTCATGATATTCCACGCATTGGAGAG ACCGCTGGAACTGCCCTGCAGTTCCTAACATCGATAGCAAAGATGTGGTACTTTCTGTTTGCCCATAGACAGATATACGAATTGCTACGAAAGGCGCGCTGCCATGAATTACTCCAAAAGTGTGAGCTCTTTGAAAGGATGTCAG ATCTACCTGTTATCAAAGAGATTCGCCAGCAGGTTGAGTCCACGATGAATCGGTACTGGGCCAGCACTCGTCGGCAAATTCTTATCTATTTGTACAGCTGTATTTGTATTACTACAAACTACTTTATCAACTCCTTCGTAATCAACCTCTATCGCTATTTCACTAAACCGAAAGGATCCTACGACATAATGTTAc CTCTGCCATCTCTGTATCCCGCCTGGGAGCACAAGGGATTAGAGTTTCCCTACTATCATATACAGATGTACCTGGAAACCTGTTCTCTGTATATCTGCGGCATGT GTGCCGTTAGCTTTGATGGAGTCTTTATTGTCCTGTGCCTTCATAGCGTGGGACTTATGAGGTCACTTAACCAAATGGTGGAACAAGCCACATCTGAGTTGGTTCCTCCAGATCGCAGGGTTGAATACTTGCGATGCTGTATTTATCAGTACCAACGAGTGGCGAA CTTTGCAACCGAGGTTAACAACTGCTTTCGGCACATCACTTTCACGCAGTTCCTGCTTAGCCTTTTCAACTGGGGCCTGGCCTTGTTCCAAATGAGCGTCGGATTG ggcaacaacagcagcatcaccaTGATCCGGATGACCATGTACCTGGTGGCAGCCGGCTATCAGATAGTTGTGTACTGCTACAATGGCCAGCGATTTGCGACTGCT AGCGAGGAGATTGCCAACGCCTTTTACCAGGTGCGATGGTACGGAGAGTCCAGGGAGTTCCGCCACCTCATCCGCATGATGCTGATGCGCACGAACCGGGGATTCAGGCTGGACGTGTCCTGGTTCATGCAAATGTCCTTGCCCACACTGATGGCG ATGGTCCGGACAAGTGGACAGTActtcctgctgctgcagaaCGTCAACCAGAAATAG
- the Or63a gene encoding odorant receptor 63a, isoform B, with the protein MYSPEEAAELKRRNYRSIREMIRLSYTVGFNLLDPSRCGQVLRIWTIVLSVSSLASLYGHWQMLARYIHDIPRIGETAGTALQFLTSIAKMWYFLFAHRQIYELLRKARCHELLQKCELFERMSDLPVIKEIRQQVESTMNRYWASTRRQILIYLYSCICITTNYFINSFVINLYRYFTKPKGSYDIMLRK; encoded by the exons ATGTACTCACCGGAAGAGGCGGCCGAACTGAAGAGGCGCAACTATCGCAGCATCAGGGAGATGATCCGACTCTCCTATACGGTGGGCTTCAACCTGTTGGATCCTTCCCGATGCGGACAGGTGCTCAGAAT CTGGACAATTGTCCTTAGCGTGAGTAGCTTGGCATCGCTTTATGGGCACTGGCAAATGTTAGCCAGGTACATTCATGATATTCCACGCATTGGAGAG ACCGCTGGAACTGCCCTGCAGTTCCTAACATCGATAGCAAAGATGTGGTACTTTCTGTTTGCCCATAGACAGATATACGAATTGCTACGAAAGGCGCGCTGCCATGAATTACTCCAAAAGTGTGAGCTCTTTGAAAGGATGTCAG ATCTACCTGTTATCAAAGAGATTCGCCAGCAGGTTGAGTCCACGATGAATCGGTACTGGGCCAGCACTCGTCGGCAAATTCTTATCTATTTGTACAGCTGTATTTGTATTACTACAAACTACTTTATCAACTCCTTCGTAATCAACCTCTATCGCTATTTCACTAAACCGAAAGGATCCTACGACATAATGTTAcgtaaataa